The following are from one region of the Cytobacillus firmus genome:
- a CDS encoding PTS transporter subunit IIC: MRDFLNRKGVTLSAKVYFIDALSSMALGLFASLIIGLIIKTIGEQTDIKYLQDMGILAMGLMGPAIGVAVAYGLNAPPLVVFSAIASGAAGAALGGPAGSFAAALISTELGKLVSKETKVDIIVTPLVTIASGYVVSTFIGPGIDFGMKSFGSLIMWGTEQRPILMGIIVAVLMGLALTAPISSAAIALMLDLHGVAAGAATIGCAAQMVGFAVSSYRENKMGGLIAIGIGTSMLQVPNIIRNPRILIPPTIAGAILAPFGTTIWLMENNAAGAGMGTSGLVGQIMTFTTMGFGPDVWMKVIILHIIGPALISLILSEYMRKKGWIQFGDMHISTGGVRK; encoded by the coding sequence ATGAGAGATTTCCTGAATCGAAAAGGGGTTACCCTTTCAGCTAAAGTTTATTTCATAGATGCCCTGAGCAGTATGGCGCTGGGCTTGTTTGCTTCGCTGATCATCGGGCTGATTATTAAGACAATTGGAGAACAGACTGATATCAAATATTTGCAGGATATGGGCATTTTGGCTATGGGGCTGATGGGCCCTGCAATTGGAGTGGCAGTTGCATACGGACTGAATGCTCCCCCGCTGGTTGTCTTTTCAGCCATCGCAAGCGGGGCTGCCGGGGCGGCACTCGGAGGCCCGGCAGGGAGCTTCGCTGCAGCCCTTATTTCCACGGAACTTGGAAAATTGGTCAGTAAGGAAACTAAAGTGGATATTATTGTAACACCGCTTGTTACCATCGCATCAGGTTATGTCGTTTCTACATTTATTGGACCCGGAATTGACTTTGGAATGAAAAGCTTTGGCAGCCTGATCATGTGGGGAACCGAACAAAGGCCGATCCTCATGGGGATCATTGTCGCGGTATTAATGGGACTTGCCTTGACGGCTCCCATCTCTTCAGCTGCCATTGCGCTTATGCTTGATCTGCACGGAGTTGCAGCAGGAGCTGCCACAATTGGCTGTGCAGCACAAATGGTCGGCTTCGCTGTGAGCAGCTACAGGGAAAATAAAATGGGCGGTTTAATTGCGATAGGAATTGGAACATCCATGCTTCAGGTGCCTAATATTATTAGAAACCCGCGCATCCTTATTCCGCCTACCATCGCAGGAGCGATTCTCGCACCGTTTGGCACGACCATCTGGCTAATGGAAAACAATGCTGCAGGGGCAGGGATGGGTACAAGCGGGCTTGTTGGCCAGATTATGACTTTTACCACGATGGGCTTTGGCCCGGACGTTTGGATGAAGGTCATCATCTTGCATATTATTGGACCCGCTCTCATCAGCCTGATATTATCTGAATATATGAGGAAAAAAGGCTGGATCCAATTTGGAGACATGCATATCAGCACAGGGGGCGTAAGGAAATGA
- a CDS encoding thioredoxin family protein, whose translation MKKLESMEQFNEMRSRGKHIFMFSADWCPDCRVIEPVLPEVEAKYSDYNFVYVDRDQFIDLCIELDVFGIPSFIGYRDGQELGRFVSKDRKTQEEIENFIQTLEN comes from the coding sequence ATGAAAAAATTGGAATCAATGGAGCAATTTAACGAGATGCGCAGCAGAGGGAAACACATTTTCATGTTTTCAGCAGACTGGTGTCCTGATTGCCGGGTGATTGAACCGGTATTGCCTGAAGTTGAAGCAAAATATAGTGACTATAATTTCGTTTATGTAGACCGCGATCAATTCATTGATCTTTGCATTGAGCTTGATGTCTTTGGCATTCCAAGCTTCATTGGATACAGGGATGGCCAGGAGCTCGGCCGCTTTGTCAGCAAAGACCGCAAAACTCAGGAAGAAATCGAGAACTTCATTCAAACTCTGGAAAACTAG